AATGAGGCTAAGCAGGCCGGGGCCTAGCCAAGCGCCAGCCTACGCAGCATAATCGATTGAGTAAGGCAGCGCTGCCTTCAACTGAGGCGACTCCTTTTTCATCTTTCTTCGCCTTTTGCAAATTAACCTCGCACCCGGTTCTTACGTTGGCTATTCGTATAGAATTCAGCACTAATCGGGCTGGATATTGTCTCCCTCTTTTGGGGTACTTTTCCGCAGGGCTTATCCAAAAAAAACTTTGCTAAGTCCGGATTTTACCGGCTTCGGCGTAGATTCGGCCCCGAAACACCTGTTTGGCCCGCTGTCGCCAGTGCTTATCTGGCCACAGACACTTTTGTATCGCCTTCTTTTTTACCTTCAACCAACCCCCACCTCCTACACTTACCGGACACATGGAACAGAAAAATGCAGTAAACCCGAGCGCCCGCCCCGCTGCGCCGGCCGCCCCCAAAGCCGCCCCCGCCGCTAAAAGCAGCGGTGGAGCTTCGCTGTTTGCGGTATTGGTTATCGTTCTCGGCTTCATTATCAGCTTGCTCATCTACAAGTTTGTGCTGGGTGACCCTAGCCACTTCCTGGGCAACAACCCCGAGAACAACCCCAAGCCCGGTGACTATCTCGGCATTGTATACAAGGGTGGGGTAATCGTACCGGCCCTGATGACCATGCTGCTGTGCGTTATCACCTTCTCTATCGAGCGTGCCCTCACCATCTCGAAAGCCAAAGGCAGCAAGAGCATTGAGTCGTTTGTGCGCGGCGTGCGCCAGAAACTGAACACCAACGACATCAACGGTGCCATCGCCCTCTGCGACCAGCAGAAAGGCTCGGTAGCCAACGTAGTACGCGCCGGCCTGAAGAAATATCAGGAAATGGGCCGCGAAACCACGATGGCAACCGACCAGCGCGTGCTGGCCATCCAGAAAGAAATCGAGGAAAGCACCGCCCTGGAGCTGCCGATGCTGGAAAAGAATCTGGTTATCATCTCGACCATCGCTTCTATCGCCACGCTGACCGGTCTGCTCGGCACGGTATTCGGCATGATTAAGGCCTTCTCGGCTCTTGCTCAGGCTGGTAACCCCGACGCTACGGCCCTGGCAACGGGTATCTCGGAAGCGCTTATCAACACGGCCCTCGGTATCGGTACCTCGGCCCTGGCCATCGTAGGCTACAACTTCTTCACCAGCAAGATTGACGAGCTGACTTACAGCATCGACGAGGCTGGCTTCAGCATCATTCAGACCTTCGCGGCCCAGCACGGCGCCAAAGGTCAGGAGTCGTAGTAGCTGCTGGCACGAAAAGGGGGGCGGAGGCGTTTTGCCGTCCCCGCCCCAACTTTTTTTCTGGGTACGTGTGCAATTGGCTAGCCTGCGGCATCAGTACCACTGAGCGGCTCCCGCCCCCGGCGGCCCGCTGATGGTAACACCCCTAGCCCCTGCCCATTGGCCCGTCCAGTCATTTTAACTTCTCCCGGCAATGCCTAAAGTAAAACCGCACCGCACCTCGCCGTCGCTCGACATGACGCCGATGGTGGACCTGGCGTTTCTGCTGGTAACATTTTTTATGTTGACCACGCAGTTTCGCCCCGATGAAGCTGTGGTAGTAGACCCGCCGTCTTCGACGTCGGACCTGCAGGCCCCCGATAGCGACATCCTCACGCTCACGATTGACGCCAACAAGCGCGTATTCTTCGGCTATGATAAAGCGCCTGTAAAGGAAGCTGCTCTTAAAGCCGTCGGCGCCAAATACGGCGTCAACTTCACGCCTACCCAGGTTAAGCAGTTTTCGCTGCTGCCCAACTTTGGGGTGCCGATTACGCAGCTGGGTAGCTACCTGGATAAGGATACTGAGCAGCGCAAAGCGCTGAATAAGGGCCTGCCGGGTATCCCCTACGACTCGCTTAACAACCAGATGATTGACTGGGTAATGGAAGCCCGGAAAGCCAATGCTGCGTTGTTTCACAAGCCCACTTTCCTTGTTATTAAAGGGGATGGTGACGCTGATGTGAAAACCGTGCAAACGGTGATTAAGGACTTGCAGGAAAAAGACATCAATCGTTTTAACCTGCTGACGAGCCTCGAAATGAAGCCTTCGTTTGTGAAATAACCTGTTTGAATCATGGCAGAAATCCAACAAAAAGGCGGCGACTCCGGTAAGGGAGGCAAGAAACGGGCAAAGAAAATGTCGACCAAAATCGACATGACGCCCATGGTGGACTTGGCCTTCCTGCTGCTGACCTTCTTCATGCTCACCACCACTTTTGCCAAGCCCAACGTGATGCAGCTCACGATGCCGGTGAAAGACAAGAACCCCAAGCCCGAGGAGCAGACTAAAATCAAAGCGTCGCAGGCCATGACGATTATCCTGGCCCCCGACAATAAGGTTTTTTACTACTTTGGCTTGAACGAGCCCGCTGACAAGAGCGTGCCCGTACCCGAAATCAAGGTAACTGACTTCTCGGCCAACGGCATCCGCAAAGTGCTGCTCGACCGCCAGAAGCAGCAGCCCGAGCCTATCATTCTGATTGAGCCCTACGTCTACGACGGTAAGGAGTCCAAGTACAAGAATATGGTAGACATCTTGGACGAGATGAACATCACCGACCAAAAGAAGTACGCGTTGATTGATATCTCGAAGAAAGACGTGGACCTCATTAAAAAACAGAACCTGCTATGATGGATAATGCGCAGCTGGCTAGTGCCAGCCTGAACGACATCGTATTTGAGGGTCGCAACAAAGCTTACGGAGCCTTCGAGCTACGGCGCATCTACGGGCGCAACGTCACGCGGGCCCTCATCATTGGGGCTGCTTTGCTGGCGCTGCTGGTGTTTATTCCGGCCATTGCTAAAATGCTGGAAGACCGCAAGCCCAAGGAGGTGCTCAACCTGAAGGAGAACGTACTGATGGACGCGCCGCCTCTGGACGAAACCAAGCCCCCGCCCCCGCCGCCCCCCCCGAGGCACCCCCGCCCCCGCCGCCCAAACTCACGACGGTAAAATTCACGCCGCCCGTAGTAAAGAAAGACGAGGAAGTGAAGAAAGAGGAGGTGCCTGACCAGGAAGAGCTTAAGGATAAGACGGTAGCTACCGTGACCGTAAAAGGCAACACGGATACTCCCGACCTGAGTGACCTGAGCGGCGAAGGCACCAAACCGGTAGAGGAAGTAGTAGAAACCAATAAAGTCTATACCTACGTTGAGCAAATGCCTTCGCTGCCCGGCGGCGGCGGTATGGGCGCCATCGTATCGGCCATTCAGAAAAACGTGCGCTACCCCGCCGTTGACCTGCGCAACCAAGTAGAAGGCAAGGTATTCGCTAGCTTCACGGTGGATGAGAACGGCGATATTTCGGACGTTAAAATCGTGAAAGGCATCAGCAGCACGATTGATGCTGAAACCATCCGCTCTATCAAAGCCCTGCCGAAGTTTATCCCTGGCAAGCAGAACGGCCGCTCGGTAAAAGTTTCGTTTACCGTGCCCGTAACGTACAAGATTCAGTAGCTTCTGCCTACTTACTTAAAAGCCCTGACTAATCCCCTAGTCAGGGCTTTTTTGTGCTATCTATAAAATTATTTGAGCAAAGTACAGGGTAGTTGTATGGAAAAAATTGCGGGCTAGCATCAGTAAAATACTGGTGGCCACCGGTAGAATTTCTTCTCATTTTTTCTACCCCTGCTCAATGTCATTACTTCCCGCGTTTCTTACCGATAGCCTCGACGACGTTGTCTTCGAAGGCCGTAATCAGGCATACGGCGCCTACCAATTGCGCCAAGACTACCAGCAGCACCTGGCCTCGGCTGGGGGCTATACGCTGCTGTTTGGTGCGCTGCTTTTTCTGGGTGCCGCTGGATGGAGCCGGCTGCATCCGGCGACCGTGGCACCGCTAACCCATCCTGTTATTGCGTGTCCTATCATAATACCTAAGGAAGTCGTAATTGAACATCCCAAGGTGGCTCCCGCTAGCCCACCGCCCGCCCGCCCAGCAGTTACCCACCCTGCCCCTAGCATACCCACTGAGGTAGCGAAAGACAATGTGCCGCAGCC
The genomic region above belongs to Hymenobacter sp. BRD128 and contains:
- a CDS encoding biopolymer transporter ExbD; the protein is MPKVKPHRTSPSLDMTPMVDLAFLLVTFFMLTTQFRPDEAVVVDPPSSTSDLQAPDSDILTLTIDANKRVFFGYDKAPVKEAALKAVGAKYGVNFTPTQVKQFSLLPNFGVPITQLGSYLDKDTEQRKALNKGLPGIPYDSLNNQMIDWVMEARKANAALFHKPTFLVIKGDGDADVKTVQTVIKDLQEKDINRFNLLTSLEMKPSFVK
- a CDS encoding MotA/TolQ/ExbB proton channel family protein — protein: MEQKNAVNPSARPAAPAAPKAAPAAKSSGGASLFAVLVIVLGFIISLLIYKFVLGDPSHFLGNNPENNPKPGDYLGIVYKGGVIVPALMTMLLCVITFSIERALTISKAKGSKSIESFVRGVRQKLNTNDINGAIALCDQQKGSVANVVRAGLKKYQEMGRETTMATDQRVLAIQKEIEESTALELPMLEKNLVIISTIASIATLTGLLGTVFGMIKAFSALAQAGNPDATALATGISEALINTALGIGTSALAIVGYNFFTSKIDELTYSIDEAGFSIIQTFAAQHGAKGQES
- a CDS encoding energy transducer TonB — its product is MKKEEVPDQEELKDKTVATVTVKGNTDTPDLSDLSGEGTKPVEEVVETNKVYTYVEQMPSLPGGGGMGAIVSAIQKNVRYPAVDLRNQVEGKVFASFTVDENGDISDVKIVKGISSTIDAETIRSIKALPKFIPGKQNGRSVKVSFTVPVTYKIQ
- a CDS encoding biopolymer transporter ExbD, whose protein sequence is MAEIQQKGGDSGKGGKKRAKKMSTKIDMTPMVDLAFLLLTFFMLTTTFAKPNVMQLTMPVKDKNPKPEEQTKIKASQAMTIILAPDNKVFYYFGLNEPADKSVPVPEIKVTDFSANGIRKVLLDRQKQQPEPIILIEPYVYDGKESKYKNMVDILDEMNITDQKKYALIDISKKDVDLIKKQNLL